Proteins from a genomic interval of Polaribacter sejongensis:
- a CDS encoding glutamate-5-semialdehyde dehydrogenase: MNTLLSIETRNAVLLTMAELLEKERAGIISINKKDLEAYKGDDISMFDRLKADDKKVDEMIAAAKHLASQEDPVGVERFSFKHDNGMQVYNKTASFGTILIIYESRPDVTVEAAGIAFKSGNKILLKGGKESLNSNLKIVELWHKSLKQHDAATDWVEYLQFNRTETQAFLEKPTQKVDLIVPRGGERLIAFVKKHATCPVIISGRGNNFVYVSNDADLDIAIDVIINGKSKISACNAVDKVLIDANLTNKEVFINKLISKLNESKIEVLGDVTVAKNHQLEEISSNEVWYEEFLDYKIVIGEIASNANAIAMINKYGGGHSSVIITKEIEKAKVFMENVDTAVVYHNASTRFTDGGQLGLGGELAISTDKLHQRGPIGLQHLVTNKWYVHGNGQLRS, translated from the coding sequence ATGAATACGTTGTTATCAATTGAAACTAGAAATGCTGTTTTACTTACAATGGCAGAACTTCTTGAGAAAGAAAGAGCAGGCATTATCAGCATTAACAAAAAAGATTTAGAAGCTTATAAAGGAGATGATATTTCTATGTTCGATCGCTTAAAAGCAGATGATAAAAAAGTGGATGAAATGATTGCTGCTGCCAAACATTTGGCTTCACAAGAAGATCCGGTTGGTGTAGAGCGTTTTAGTTTTAAGCATGATAACGGAATGCAAGTCTACAATAAAACGGCTTCCTTTGGAACGATTCTGATTATTTATGAATCGAGACCAGATGTTACTGTGGAAGCTGCAGGAATTGCTTTTAAATCCGGAAATAAAATATTATTAAAAGGAGGAAAAGAGTCGTTAAATTCCAATTTAAAAATTGTAGAATTATGGCACAAATCTTTAAAACAGCACGATGCTGCTACAGATTGGGTAGAATATTTACAATTCAACAGAACAGAAACACAGGCTTTTTTAGAAAAACCAACACAAAAGGTAGATTTAATTGTTCCTCGTGGTGGCGAACGTTTAATTGCGTTTGTAAAAAAACACGCTACCTGTCCTGTTATAATTAGCGGACGAGGAAACAACTTTGTGTATGTAAGTAATGATGCTGATTTAGATATTGCAATCGATGTGATCATCAACGGAAAATCAAAAATATCTGCTTGTAATGCCGTTGATAAAGTTTTAATTGATGCTAATCTTACTAATAAAGAAGTATTCATCAATAAATTAATATCAAAATTAAATGAATCTAAAATTGAAGTTTTAGGTGATGTAACTGTTGCTAAAAATCATCAGTTAGAAGAAATTTCATCAAACGAAGTTTGGTACGAAGAGTTTTTAGATTACAAAATTGTAATTGGAGAAATTGCTTCAAATGCTAATGCAATTGCCATGATAAACAAATATGGTGGCGGACACTCATCTGTTATTATCACCAAAGAAATTGAGAAAGCTAAAGTATTTATGGAAAACGTAGATACCGCAGTTGTCTATCATAATGCTTCTACTCGTTTTACAGATGGTGGTCAATTAGGTTTGGGTGGTGAATTGGCAATTAGTACAGACAAATTACACCAACGTGGGCCAATCGGTTTACAACATTTGGTTACCAATAAATGGTATGTTCATGGAAATGGACAATTAAGAAGTTAA
- a CDS encoding M20 family metallo-hydrolase produces the protein MNIEKLTENAISLLKNLIETQSFSQEEENTAKLIEGWFVENEIPFKRTKNNIWATNKYFDDSKPTLLLNSHHDTVHPNSAYTNDPLKAIVEDGKLYGLGSNDAGGCLVSLMATFTNFYAQENLKYNLVIVASAEEENSGPNGLNSMLAIIPHIDVAIVGEPTLMNLAVAEKGLVVFDAVVAGTPSHAAHPNNNNSIYNTIEVLQWFKDFKFEKPSVALGDVKMTVTQISAGSQHNVVPAHVDLVVDVRVNDAYSNKEINEILQEKAPCTTITPRSLRLNSSCISTNHDLVKAGIAMGRETYGSPTLSDQSVLTCQSLKLGPGDSTRSHSANEFIYLAEIEEGIQIYVELLNRVIK, from the coding sequence ATGAATATTGAAAAATTAACAGAAAACGCAATTTCTCTTTTAAAGAACTTGATTGAAACACAATCATTTTCTCAAGAAGAAGAAAATACAGCAAAATTGATAGAAGGTTGGTTTGTAGAAAATGAAATACCTTTTAAAAGAACAAAAAATAATATTTGGGCAACCAACAAATATTTTGATGATAGCAAACCTACCTTATTGTTAAACTCTCATCACGATACCGTACATCCAAATTCGGCATACACCAATGATCCTTTAAAAGCCATAGTAGAAGATGGTAAATTATATGGTTTAGGTTCTAATGATGCTGGTGGTTGTTTGGTTTCCTTAATGGCTACATTCACTAATTTTTACGCACAAGAAAACCTTAAATACAATTTGGTAATTGTAGCATCTGCAGAAGAAGAAAATAGTGGTCCTAATGGATTGAATAGTATGTTAGCTATTATTCCACATATTGATGTGGCAATTGTTGGCGAGCCTACTTTAATGAATTTAGCGGTCGCAGAAAAAGGTTTAGTTGTTTTTGATGCTGTTGTAGCAGGAACTCCGAGTCATGCTGCACATCCAAATAATAACAACTCAATTTACAATACTATTGAAGTTTTACAGTGGTTTAAAGATTTTAAGTTTGAGAAACCTTCTGTGGCTTTAGGTGATGTAAAAATGACCGTTACACAAATTTCTGCAGGGTCTCAACACAATGTTGTTCCAGCGCATGTAGATTTAGTGGTAGATGTTCGTGTAAATGATGCGTATTCGAATAAAGAAATTAATGAAATATTACAAGAAAAAGCACCTTGTACTACAATTACACCAAGAAGTTTACGATTAAACTCCTCTTGTATTTCTACAAATCATGACTTGGTAAAAGCAGGAATTGCTATGGGAAGAGAAACTTACGGTTCTCCTACGCTATCCGATCAATCTGTGTTAACTTGCCAATCTTTAAAATTAGGACCTGGAGACAGTACACGTTCTCATTCTGCCAATGAATTTATTTATCTTGCAGAAATTGAAGAAGGAATTCAAATTTATGTTGAGTTGTTGAATAGAGTAATTAAATAG
- a CDS encoding esterase family protein, with protein MKREYHKWYSQNLEKEMELLVFGFSGEKVLFFPPRMGRFYDYENWKIIASVEQKIKKGELQVYCVDSVDLESFYNSFKDPGYRIYRHIQYENYVIEEVLPFANLQNSNKNIVSAGCSLGAYHAVNIAMRHPTLFSKVVGMSGRYDLTKSNGYFKDLLSGFHNDFVYFNMPNQYLKNLDDQNLLNQLSKMNIILAVGKEDVFLESNYKLCNILQEKGIPHHLFEWQEEAHRACYWRTMVNLYF; from the coding sequence ATGAAAAGAGAATATCATAAATGGTATAGTCAAAATCTTGAAAAAGAAATGGAACTCCTTGTATTTGGATTTTCAGGTGAAAAAGTTTTGTTTTTCCCACCGAGAATGGGACGTTTTTATGATTATGAAAACTGGAAAATTATTGCCTCTGTAGAGCAAAAGATTAAAAAAGGAGAATTACAAGTTTATTGTGTAGACAGTGTAGATTTAGAATCTTTTTACAACAGTTTTAAAGATCCAGGTTATAGAATTTATAGACATATACAATATGAAAACTACGTTATAGAAGAAGTGCTCCCTTTCGCCAATTTACAAAACTCAAATAAAAATATAGTATCTGCAGGCTGCAGTTTAGGTGCTTACCATGCGGTAAACATAGCCATGCGACATCCAACATTGTTTTCTAAAGTTGTTGGTATGAGTGGACGTTATGATTTAACGAAATCTAATGGTTACTTTAAAGACTTGTTAAGTGGTTTTCATAATGATTTTGTGTACTTTAACATGCCTAATCAATATTTAAAAAATTTAGACGATCAAAATTTACTTAATCAATTGAGTAAAATGAATATTATATTAGCCGTCGGTAAAGAAGATGTTTTTTTAGAAAGCAACTATAAACTATGTAATATTTTACAGGAAAAAGGAATTCCACATCACTTATTTGAATGGCAAGAAGAAGCCCATAGAGCATGTTATTGGCGTACAATGGTAAATCTCTATTTTTAA
- a CDS encoding alpha/beta hydrolase yields the protein MKLRLIFLFMIISFGQLQAQNEVISLWKIVPNSIETSEEEFIEHGDIIKISKVKKPTLEIYAPSKRNATDKAVLIYPGGGYTMLAYDWEGTEIAKWFNSKGITAFVLKYRLPNSKSQKTPNEAPLQDAQRAMRWVRFNADKFGINPNKIGVIGFSAGGHLASTLGTQFDTDNNFKEESIDTISARPDFMALIYPVITMKDDYTHKGSRNQLIGKTPTKELIEQYSNELQVTENTPPTFLVHSSNDNAVPVENSIQFYKALNDKKVKVEMHIYPYGGHGFSLAINQKGYLHTWLDRLDDWLKTM from the coding sequence ATGAAACTAAGACTTATTTTTTTATTTATGATAATATCCTTTGGTCAATTACAAGCACAAAATGAAGTTATCTCTCTTTGGAAAATCGTCCCAAATAGCATAGAAACTAGCGAAGAAGAATTTATAGAACATGGAGATATTATTAAAATATCTAAAGTTAAAAAACCAACATTAGAAATTTATGCTCCATCCAAACGAAATGCAACAGATAAGGCTGTTCTTATTTATCCAGGTGGAGGTTATACTATGTTAGCCTATGATTGGGAAGGCACTGAAATTGCAAAATGGTTTAATAGCAAGGGAATTACTGCTTTTGTTCTAAAGTATAGATTACCAAATTCTAAGTCTCAAAAAACTCCCAATGAAGCTCCTTTGCAAGATGCTCAAAGAGCGATGAGATGGGTTCGTTTTAATGCTGATAAATTCGGTATTAATCCAAATAAAATTGGGGTAATCGGTTTTTCTGCTGGCGGACATTTAGCCTCAACTTTGGGCACTCAGTTTGATACTGATAATAATTTTAAAGAAGAATCTATAGACACCATTTCTGCAAGACCAGACTTTATGGCTTTAATTTACCCCGTAATTACGATGAAGGATGATTATACACATAAAGGTTCTCGAAATCAATTGATAGGCAAAACACCTACCAAAGAATTAATAGAACAATACTCTAATGAGTTACAAGTTACAGAAAATACACCTCCTACTTTTTTAGTGCATTCTTCTAATGACAATGCAGTGCCTGTAGAAAACAGTATACAGTTTTACAAAGCTTTAAATGATAAAAAAGTAAAAGTAGAAATGCATATTTATCCTTATGGAGGTCACGGTTTTTCTTTAGCAATAAATCAAAAAGGTTATTTACATACTTGGTTAGATAGATTAGACGATTGGCTAAAAACCATGTAG
- a CDS encoding GDSL-type esterase/lipase family protein: MFWYHPDLERLENQIKELEYHPKTIFYGSSTLTLWNNLTTTFKEHKPINLGFGGSTLAACTWFFDRIFENIKDIDAIVIYAGDNDLGDGRHPEEIILFLENLLFKIRTKYGNIKCTCISIKPSIARSHLQESINYTNKNIQKLMSKDDNFHFVNIYDALLDKKGEPNSKYFEEDGLHFNSKGYNLLEKTLQKHPKIFPQKILEKTF; this comes from the coding sequence ATGTTTTGGTATCATCCAGATTTAGAACGATTAGAAAATCAAATTAAAGAATTAGAATATCATCCAAAAACGATTTTTTACGGAAGTTCTACATTAACCCTATGGAATAACTTAACTACTACTTTTAAAGAACATAAACCAATAAATTTAGGATTTGGAGGCTCTACCTTGGCTGCTTGTACTTGGTTCTTTGATCGTATTTTTGAAAACATAAAAGATATAGATGCTATTGTAATTTATGCAGGAGACAATGATTTAGGAGACGGCAGACATCCAGAAGAAATTATTCTATTTTTAGAAAACTTACTATTTAAAATTAGAACTAAATACGGTAACATAAAATGTACTTGTATTTCTATAAAACCTAGTATTGCACGTAGTCATCTGCAAGAAAGCATCAATTACACAAATAAAAACATTCAAAAGTTAATGTCTAAAGACGATAATTTTCATTTTGTAAATATTTATGATGCCTTATTAGATAAAAAAGGAGAACCGAATAGCAAGTATTTTGAAGAAGATGGATTACACTTTAACTCTAAGGGGTACAACTTATTAGAAAAAACACTCCAGAAACATCCTAAAATTTTCCCTCAAAAAATACTCGAAAAAACATTTTAA
- a CDS encoding metallophosphoesterase family protein — translation MKYIRILILGLTLVFTSCKHPFEFSVYEANVKTEQQNTTDKNLKLLENITVDSKEFKFAFLSDVHFFYDQLSTVIDDINKRDDIKFVIFGGDIADQALLREYEIFHDIMSKLKKPYLTVIGNHDYNINGGIIYKKMFGDYNYSFEFNNNKFVLFDNVVWESEKELDFDWLTSELEDNTSFNQVFVIAHIPPYGDQFDDELKEKYMSTMSEYNVPLSIHGHTHSYLYEEGDVSYLTAPAVKEKAYNIVSVKDKGFSVELIEL, via the coding sequence ATGAAATATATTAGAATATTAATACTAGGTCTTACACTCGTTTTTACAAGCTGTAAACATCCTTTTGAGTTTAGTGTTTATGAAGCAAACGTTAAAACCGAACAACAAAATACTACTGATAAAAATTTAAAATTATTAGAGAATATTACAGTAGACTCTAAAGAATTTAAATTCGCTTTTTTATCAGATGTACATTTTTTTTATGATCAACTTAGTACAGTAATTGATGATATCAATAAAAGAGATGACATTAAGTTTGTAATCTTTGGAGGTGATATTGCTGATCAAGCATTATTAAGAGAATATGAAATTTTTCATGATATCATGTCTAAATTAAAGAAACCTTATCTAACGGTTATTGGAAATCATGATTATAATATCAATGGAGGAATCATCTACAAGAAAATGTTTGGTGATTATAATTATTCTTTTGAATTTAACAATAACAAGTTTGTTCTTTTTGATAATGTAGTTTGGGAAAGTGAAAAGGAGTTAGATTTTGATTGGTTAACATCAGAATTAGAAGACAATACATCTTTTAATCAAGTATTTGTTATTGCTCATATTCCTCCTTATGGAGATCAGTTTGACGATGAATTAAAAGAAAAATACATGTCTACCATGTCAGAATACAATGTTCCATTATCTATTCATGGACATACGCATAGTTATTTATATGAAGAGGGTGATGTAAGTTATCTAACTGCGCCTGCAGTTAAAGAGAAAGCGTATAATATAGTATCTGTGAAGGATAAAGGGTTTAGTGTTGAATTGATCGAATTATAA
- the mqo gene encoding malate dehydrogenase (quinone), translating into MPKISSVKHSEFVLIGGGIMSATLAILLFEKFPGKKITIIEKLPTIAQESSEAWNNAGTGHAGNCELNYTPEKKGVVDITKAISISEQFTETYNFWKDCEEKGYINNLSKCISEVPHLSFVRGKKDVAFLEKRYEVIKDNPQFKGMLFSKDKEQVKKWLPLMMEGRADKEEIAATFFEKGYDVNFGEIAEQIFRYLKKQDNVELLNHSNVNNIQKSKRRNWVVTIKGQNVVKSWMLASKYLFIGAGGGTLPLLEKANIKEARGYGGFPISGLWLRCTNPEIIEKHNAKAYGKAGRGAPPMSVPHMDSRMINGRKELLFGPFAGFTTRFLKHGSMFDLPRSVEFDNIMSLLGAGYQNLPLVKYLIKQVRLSFKDRMEELRAFYPEANNDDWKTVIAGQRVQIIKRNKKGFGKLEFGTEIIISEDKTIAALLGASPGASTSYSVMKEVFDKSFK; encoded by the coding sequence ATGCCAAAAATTTCATCTGTAAAACATTCCGAATTTGTACTTATTGGAGGTGGTATCATGTCTGCAACATTAGCCATCTTACTTTTTGAAAAATTTCCTGGGAAGAAAATAACCATCATAGAAAAGCTACCTACAATAGCCCAAGAAAGTTCTGAGGCTTGGAATAATGCAGGTACTGGACATGCTGGGAATTGTGAATTGAATTACACTCCAGAAAAAAAAGGTGTTGTAGATATTACAAAAGCCATCAGTATTTCGGAGCAATTTACAGAAACTTATAATTTTTGGAAAGACTGTGAAGAAAAAGGCTATATCAACAATTTATCAAAATGTATAAGCGAAGTTCCACATCTTAGTTTTGTTAGAGGAAAAAAAGACGTTGCTTTTTTAGAAAAGCGTTATGAGGTTATAAAAGATAACCCTCAATTTAAAGGAATGCTTTTCTCTAAAGATAAAGAACAAGTAAAAAAATGGCTCCCTTTAATGATGGAAGGAAGAGCAGATAAAGAAGAAATTGCTGCTACCTTTTTTGAAAAAGGATATGATGTTAACTTTGGTGAAATTGCAGAACAAATATTTCGTTACTTAAAAAAACAAGACAACGTAGAGTTATTAAATCATAGTAACGTTAACAACATACAAAAGTCTAAAAGACGTAATTGGGTAGTAACAATAAAAGGGCAAAACGTTGTTAAAAGCTGGATGCTTGCCTCTAAATATCTTTTTATTGGAGCTGGTGGAGGTACATTGCCTTTATTAGAGAAAGCAAATATAAAAGAAGCAAGAGGCTATGGAGGTTTTCCTATAAGTGGTCTATGGTTACGTTGTACCAATCCAGAAATTATAGAAAAGCATAACGCAAAAGCATACGGTAAAGCAGGACGTGGTGCACCACCAATGTCTGTTCCTCACATGGATTCTAGAATGATTAACGGTAGAAAAGAATTGTTATTTGGTCCTTTTGCGGGCTTTACAACTAGATTCTTAAAACACGGTTCTATGTTCGATTTACCTAGATCTGTAGAGTTTGATAATATTATGAGTTTATTAGGTGCTGGTTACCAAAATTTACCACTTGTAAAATACTTAATAAAACAAGTAAGATTATCTTTTAAAGACAGAATGGAAGAATTAAGAGCTTTTTATCCTGAAGCAAATAATGACGATTGGAAAACTGTAATTGCTGGACAACGTGTTCAAATTATAAAAAGAAATAAAAAAGGGTTTGGTAAATTAGAATTTGGAACAGAAATAATAATTTCTGAAGATAAAACAATTGCTGCTCTTTTAGGCGCTTCACCAGGAGCATCTACTTCTTACTCTGTAATGAAAGAAGTGTTCGACAAAAGTTTTAAATAG
- the argB gene encoding acetylglutamate kinase, with amino-acid sequence MEKLSIIKIGGNIIEDETSLNAFLKLFSNLDGNKILVHGGGKRATHIASKLGIESKMVNGRRITDAETLEVITMVYGGLVNKNIVAKLQALQIDAIGLTGADINSIKSEKRPVKEVDFGFVGDVKQVASNSIDKLIKANFTPVFCAITHDGNGQLLNTNADTIASTIAVGMSEIYETYIYYCFELNGVLKDFNDKNSVVKKIDTDTYKELLDAKIITDGMIPKIDNCFDALNNGVSKVHIGNTSMLTKENDNFTTITL; translated from the coding sequence ATGGAAAAACTATCAATCATAAAAATTGGAGGAAACATCATTGAAGATGAAACTTCTTTAAATGCTTTTCTAAAATTATTTTCTAACTTAGACGGAAACAAAATTTTGGTTCATGGAGGAGGAAAACGTGCCACGCATATTGCATCAAAACTAGGCATAGAATCTAAAATGGTAAATGGTAGACGTATTACAGATGCAGAAACGCTAGAAGTAATTACCATGGTTTATGGTGGTTTGGTTAATAAAAATATAGTAGCAAAGTTACAAGCATTACAAATAGATGCTATTGGTTTAACCGGGGCAGATATTAACAGTATAAAATCAGAAAAAAGACCTGTTAAGGAAGTCGATTTTGGTTTTGTAGGAGATGTAAAACAAGTAGCTTCTAATTCTATAGACAAATTAATTAAAGCCAATTTTACACCTGTTTTTTGTGCAATTACACACGATGGAAACGGACAATTATTAAATACCAATGCAGATACAATTGCGAGTACTATTGCAGTTGGAATGAGTGAAATCTACGAAACATATATTTATTATTGTTTTGAATTAAATGGTGTTTTAAAAGATTTTAATGATAAAAATTCTGTGGTAAAAAAAATCGATACGGATACGTATAAAGAATTATTAGACGCTAAAATTATTACAGACGGAATGATTCCAAAAATAGACAACTGTTTTGATGCTTTAAATAATGGAGTTTCAAAAGTACATATTGGAAACACTTCTATGCTGACTAAAGAAAACGATAATTTTACCACAATAACATTATAA
- the proB gene encoding glutamate 5-kinase, whose amino-acid sequence MQKKKRILLKIGSNTLTKETDNISRGKIEDIANQIAKLQDTCEFIIVSSGAIAVAKQFVKLESKHEEVFVKQALASIGQPHLIRIYQEIFREYGLLSSQCLLSYSDFEKQQSKSNIVNTINVLVNNNYIPIINENDTVATDEIQFGDNDKLAALTATLLNVDLLIIATNTNGIYTKESFKNNTPETILEVANFEELKGEVVSSKSSHGTGGMASKIEAAELTKNANIETWIVNGLEDNFITNAMNNIVPFTKIK is encoded by the coding sequence ATGCAAAAAAAGAAACGTATTTTATTAAAAATAGGCTCTAACACGCTTACCAAAGAAACCGATAATATTTCTAGAGGAAAAATTGAAGATATTGCGAATCAGATTGCAAAATTACAAGATACTTGCGAGTTTATAATTGTAAGTTCTGGAGCAATTGCCGTTGCAAAACAGTTTGTAAAACTAGAGAGTAAACACGAAGAAGTTTTTGTAAAACAAGCTTTGGCTTCTATTGGTCAGCCACATTTAATAAGAATTTATCAAGAAATATTTAGAGAGTATGGATTATTGAGTTCTCAATGTCTCCTCTCCTACTCAGATTTTGAAAAACAACAAAGTAAAAGCAATATTGTAAATACTATTAATGTACTTGTAAATAACAATTACATTCCTATTATCAACGAAAATGACACCGTTGCAACCGACGAAATTCAGTTTGGTGATAATGATAAACTAGCAGCTTTAACAGCTACCTTGCTTAATGTAGATTTATTGATCATTGCAACAAACACAAACGGAATTTATACCAAAGAGTCCTTTAAAAATAATACACCAGAAACTATTTTGGAAGTAGCTAATTTTGAAGAATTAAAAGGTGAAGTTGTGAGTTCTAAATCATCTCATGGTACTGGTGGAATGGCTTCTAAAATTGAAGCTGCGGAACTAACCAAAAATGCAAATATAGAAACATGGATTGTAAATGGATTAGAAGATAATTTTATTACCAACGCCATGAATAATATTGTACCGTTTACAAAAATAAAATAA
- the argH gene encoding argininosuccinate lyase: MKLWDKGFSIDQQIEKFTVGNDREIDMHIAKYDVQASLAHAIMLESIGIITADELKDLKRGLQELADDIENGAFVIEASFEDVHSKIEWELTNKLGEVGKKIHTARSRNDQVLVALQLYYKENLAVINDKTKTLFDTLLSLAETHKESLLPGYTHLQVAMPSSFGLWFSAYAELLIDDVYMLNAVSRVVDQNPLGSAAGYGSSFPIDRELTTKELEFATMKYNVVAAQLSRGKSERSIASALGGLCNTMSRFAMDVCLYMSQNFGFITFPDELTTGSSIMPHKKNPDVFELIRGKCNKIQALHTEMVMITNNLPTGYHRDFQLLKENIIAAFEDVKDILDIFNYSIQQVIVKDIDLNDEKYQYLFTVDSINNLVVEGMSFREAYQQIGGQVQAGTYKPDLGKQHTHVGSIHNLSLDKIAEKYPK; the protein is encoded by the coding sequence ATGAAACTTTGGGATAAAGGATTTTCAATAGATCAACAAATAGAAAAATTTACCGTTGGTAATGATAGAGAAATTGACATGCATATTGCAAAATATGATGTTCAGGCTTCTTTAGCACACGCAATAATGCTAGAATCTATAGGTATTATTACAGCGGATGAATTGAAAGATTTAAAAAGAGGATTGCAAGAATTAGCGGATGATATTGAAAACGGAGCCTTTGTTATTGAAGCTTCTTTTGAAGATGTACACTCTAAAATTGAATGGGAATTAACAAATAAGTTAGGCGAAGTTGGTAAGAAAATCCATACTGCTCGTTCTAGAAATGATCAAGTTTTAGTTGCTTTACAATTGTATTACAAAGAAAATTTAGCTGTTATAAATGATAAAACTAAAACTTTATTTGATACCCTTTTAAGTTTAGCAGAAACACATAAAGAAAGCTTATTACCTGGATATACGCATCTACAAGTTGCCATGCCATCTTCTTTCGGGTTGTGGTTTTCTGCCTATGCAGAATTGTTAATTGATGATGTATATATGTTAAATGCTGTTTCTAGAGTTGTAGACCAAAACCCATTAGGTTCTGCTGCTGGTTACGGTTCTTCTTTTCCTATAGACAGAGAATTAACCACCAAAGAATTAGAATTTGCTACCATGAAGTACAATGTGGTTGCAGCACAATTAAGCCGTGGTAAAAGTGAGCGTTCTATTGCTTCCGCCTTAGGCGGATTGTGTAACACGATGTCTCGTTTTGCAATGGATGTTTGTTTGTATATGAGTCAGAATTTTGGGTTTATCACCTTTCCAGATGAATTAACAACAGGAAGTAGCATTATGCCACACAAGAAAAACCCTGATGTTTTTGAATTGATCCGTGGAAAATGTAATAAAATACAGGCTTTACATACAGAAATGGTGATGATTACTAATAATTTACCAACCGGTTATCACAGAGATTTTCAGTTATTAAAAGAAAATATTATTGCTGCTTTTGAAGATGTAAAAGATATTTTAGACATCTTTAATTATTCTATTCAACAAGTAATTGTAAAAGATATTGATTTGAATGATGAAAAGTATCAATATTTATTTACTGTAGATAGTATCAATAATTTAGTGGTGGAAGGTATGTCTTTTAGAGAAGCGTATCAACAAATTGGCGGACAAGTACAAGCCGGAACGTACAAACCAGATTTAGGAAAACAACATACACATGTTGGAAGTATTCACAATTTATCTTTGGATAAGATTGCTGAGAAATATCCGAAGTAG
- a CDS encoding acetylornithine carbamoyltransferase — protein MKNYTSIKDIEHIDNWIQEAKELKRKPLNNNLLGKNKTLGLLFFNSSLRTRLSTQKAALNLGMDPIVMNVTGDAWGIEFGDGTVMNGTTAEHIKEGAAVISQYCDIIAVRAFPTLTDKEKDESEEVLESFVKFASVPVVSMESATGHPLQGLTDAITISENTTKKKPKVVLSWAPHVKALPHAVANSFTQAMQKMDVEFVITNPEGYNLSSEITKDTPIYHNQEEAFKDADFIYTKNWSSYDDYGKILKTDLDWMITKEKIGDAKFMHCLPVRRNVVVEDAVLDSDSSLVIAQANNRTYAAQLVLKKILENL, from the coding sequence ATGAAAAATTACACCTCCATAAAAGACATAGAACATATTGACAATTGGATTCAAGAAGCCAAAGAATTGAAAAGAAAACCATTAAATAACAATCTTTTAGGGAAAAACAAAACCTTAGGATTGTTGTTTTTCAATTCTAGCTTACGTACGCGTTTAAGTACACAAAAAGCAGCGTTAAACTTAGGTATGGATCCTATTGTAATGAATGTAACCGGAGATGCTTGGGGAATTGAATTTGGAGATGGAACGGTTATGAACGGTACCACTGCAGAACATATAAAAGAAGGTGCTGCTGTAATTTCTCAATATTGTGATATTATTGCTGTAAGAGCTTTTCCTACATTAACAGACAAAGAAAAAGACGAATCTGAAGAAGTTTTAGAATCTTTTGTAAAATTTGCTTCTGTACCTGTTGTAAGTATGGAAAGTGCTACTGGTCATCCTTTGCAAGGTTTAACAGACGCAATTACTATTTCTGAAAATACTACAAAAAAGAAACCAAAAGTAGTATTAAGTTGGGCTCCACACGTAAAGGCTTTGCCACACGCTGTTGCTAACAGCTTTACACAAGCAATGCAAAAAATGGATGTTGAATTTGTAATTACAAATCCTGAGGGCTATAATTTAAGTTCAGAAATTACCAAGGACACTCCTATTTATCATAATCAAGAAGAAGCTTTTAAAGATGCAGATTTTATCTATACAAAGAACTGGAGTTCTTACGATGACTACGGAAAAATATTAAAAACAGATTTAGATTGGATGATTACCAAAGAAAAAATTGGTGATGCAAAATTTATGCACTGTTTACCGGTTAGAAGAAATGTTGTAGTAGAAGATGCTGTTTTAGATTCTGATAGTTCTTTAGTTATAGCACAAGCAAACAACAGAACCTATGCAGCACAATTGGTATTAAAGAAAATATTAGAAAATTTATAA